The nucleotide sequence CGCTGGCCGGGCTGGTGATTGGTGCGCTGTTCACGCTGCCGTATCTGCTGTTTTCGGCCACCTCGGGTCAGTTGACGGACAAGTGGGACAAGACGCGCATGTTCCGCCTGGTGAAGAACCTGGAGATCGGCATCATGCTGATTGCGGGCTGGGGCTTTGTGCAGTCCAACGTGCCGGTGCTGCTGTTGTGCGTGTTTTTAATGGGGCTGCATTCCACGCTGTTCGGCCCTGTCAAGTTTGCCTACCTGCCCCAGGTGCTCAATGAGCGGGAACTGACGGGCGGCAATGGCATGGTGGAAATGGGCACTTTTGTGGCCATTTTGCTGGGGCAGGTGGCGGGTGGTTTGCTGATTGCCATTCCCGAGGTGGGCCATCTGCAGGTGGCTGTGGCCTGCGTGGGCGTGGCCATCATCGGGCGTATCTGCGCGCAGTTCATTCCCCATGCGCCAGCGACGGACCCGAATCTGGTCATCAACTGGAACCCCTTCACCGAAACCTGGCGTAACCTGCAACTGGCCCGCCAGCAGCCCGTGGTGTTTCGTTCGCTGCTGGGCATCAGCTGGATGTGGTTCTTTGGCGCGGTGTTTCTGAGCCAGTTCCCCAGCTTTGCCAAGGATGTGCTGCACGGCAACGAGCAAGTGGCTTCGCTACTGCTGGTGGTGTTCTCCATCGGCATTGGCACGGGCTCGCTGCTGTGCGAGATGATGTCGCGCCGTCAGGTGGAAATTGGTCTGGTGCCGCTGGGCGCCATTGGCATGAGCGTGTTTGCCATTGACCTGTACTTTGCCTCGCGCGGCCTGCCGCCCTCGTCTTCACCGATGAGCGCGGCCGAATTTCTGAACGTCGGTGCGAACTGGCGCGTGCTGGTGGATTTGCTGCTGCTAAGCCTGTTTGCAGGCCTGTACAGCGTGCCCATGTATGCGCTGATTCAGATGCGCAGCCAGCCCACGCACCGTGCGCGGGTGATTGCGGCCAACAATATTCTGAATGCGCTGTTCATGATTGTCTCGGCCGTGCTGGCCGGTGGTTTGCTGGCGGCGGGCTGCACTATTCCGCAGGTGTTTCTCATCACCGGCATTGCCAATGCCATCGTGGCGCTGTACGTGTTCCTGCTGGTTCCCGAATATCTGCTGCGCTTTGTGGCCTGGGTCATCACACACTTTGTCTATCGCTTCAAGGTGCGCGGCTACGAGAACATTCCCAGCCAGGGCGCG is from Comamonas fluminis and encodes:
- a CDS encoding MFS transporter, which gives rise to MNSKQAGEVAVTQDKPSHTDSHPNQFALLGQRRFAPFFWTQFAGAGNDNLFKFAFTVMVTYQLSVSWLPPSLAGLVIGALFTLPYLLFSATSGQLTDKWDKTRMFRLVKNLEIGIMLIAGWGFVQSNVPVLLLCVFLMGLHSTLFGPVKFAYLPQVLNERELTGGNGMVEMGTFVAILLGQVAGGLLIAIPEVGHLQVAVACVGVAIIGRICAQFIPHAPATDPNLVINWNPFTETWRNLQLARQQPVVFRSLLGISWMWFFGAVFLSQFPSFAKDVLHGNEQVASLLLVVFSIGIGTGSLLCEMMSRRQVEIGLVPLGAIGMSVFAIDLYFASRGLPPSSSPMSAAEFLNVGANWRVLVDLLLLSLFAGLYSVPMYALIQMRSQPTHRARVIAANNILNALFMIVSAVLAGGLLAAGCTIPQVFLITGIANAIVALYVFLLVPEYLLRFVAWVITHFVYRFKVRGYENIPSQGAAVLVCNHVSFVDAILLMAASPRPIHFVMDHRIFQTPVLGWMFKLAKAIPIAPHKEDPATYEAAFARAGEVLREGDLLAIFPEGGITFDGQLQPFKGGIMKILERAKADGLDVPIIPMALTNLWGSYFSRVEVRGGKNVAMVKPLRRGLFNRVGLEVGEPVPAAEATPGLLQQRVADLLQRG